AGACCCGTCGCGGGCGTCCACGACGGCTTGAGGGTGCGCTGCAGGAACGTGAACCGGCCGACGAAGACCAGCCCCATCGCGATGACCACGACGCCGAGCACCTGCGTGATGAGGTCGCGCCAGCGGACGAGCCAGAAGCCGAGCGCACCGAAGACGGTCGTGTACGCGACGAACACGGCGGTGAAGCCGAGGATGAACAGCAGCACCCCGAGCACCACACGGCCGCGACGCTGCCCGCCCTCGGCGACGCCGCCGACGTACCCGAGGTAGCCCGGGACGAGCGGCAGCACGCACGGCGACAGGAACGACACGAGCCCCGCGAGCGCGGCCACGGGCAGCGCGACGACCATCTGGCCGCTGAGGATCGCGTCGGCGAAGGGGTTGCCGGACACGGGTCAGGAGGCCTTGCCGTGCAGCTCGTCGCCGACCAGGGTCTGCAGGATGCTCGGACCGTCGACCGCGCCGAGCACACGGGCGGCGACGCGACCCTGCTTGTCGAGCACGATCGTCGCGGGCACGGCGTTCGGGGCGATCTGCCCGGAGAGCGCGAGCTGCATCGTGCCCGTCCCCGCGTCGAGCACGTTCGGGTAGTCGACCTTGAAGGTGCGCTCGAACGCGGCGGCGGTACCGGCCTCGTCCCGGACGTTGACACCCACGAAGGCGACGTCCTGGTCGGCGTACTGGTCGTGCACCTGGTTGAGGTACTTCGCCTCGGCACGGCACGGCGGGCAGCCGGCGTACCAGAAGTTCAGGACGACGACCTTGCCGCGGAGCGCCTTCGACGAGATGGTGTCGCCGTCGGAGTCCTTCGCGCTGAACTCGACCGGGTCGGTGCGCTTGTCGGCGGCGACCTCGGTCACCGCGCCGTCGCCGGAGATGTAGTTCTGCGTGGTCCCGCTGCCGTACTGCTTGGACAGCGAGTCGTTCGACGACGAGCACCCGGCGAGCGCCAGGGCGGCGATCACCGCCGTCGCCGCGAGGGTGGCGAACCGGGTTCGGGTGGACATCAGACAGCTCCTTCGTCGACGGCGGATCCGCGCAACGCGTGCGCCGGGTCCGCGT
The Curtobacterium citreum genome window above contains:
- a CDS encoding TlpA family protein disulfide reductase — translated: MSTRTRFATLAATAVIAALALAGCSSSNDSLSKQYGSGTTQNYISGDGAVTEVAADKRTDPVEFSAKDSDGDTISSKALRGKVVVLNFWYAGCPPCRAEAKYLNQVHDQYADQDVAFVGVNVRDEAGTAAAFERTFKVDYPNVLDAGTGTMQLALSGQIAPNAVPATIVLDKQGRVAARVLGAVDGPSILQTLVGDELHGKAS
- a CDS encoding cytochrome c biogenesis CcdA family protein — translated: MVVALPVAALAGLVSFLSPCVLPLVPGYLGYVGGVAEGGQRRGRVVLGVLLFILGFTAVFVAYTTVFGALGFWLVRWRDLITQVLGVVVIAMGLVFVGRFTFLQRTLKPSWTPATGLVGAPLLGIVFGLGWTPCLGPTLAAINLLSVQSGSAWQGMWLGVAYCLGLGVPFVLVALGAGWATGAIRAVKRHMRVVNIIGGAILIVIGLLMVTGIWSAVMSSLGAVIQSFVPAV